The following are from one region of the Acidobacteriota bacterium genome:
- a CDS encoding zinc-binding dehydrogenase — translation MKAVRIHQFGGPEVLTYEDVPDPKPRKDQVLVRVRACAMNHLDLFVRTGLPGVNLPHILGSDIAGEIVEVGEYVSRIKPGQRVIVAPLHFCNHCPKCVAGLQNQCREFTVRGNAIDGGNCELIAVPGVSVVSIPDGLDFNQAASVPLVFLTAWHMLVGRGALRPGQTVLILGANSGVGIAAIQIAKMFHATVITTAGDERKMAAALELGADHVINHYQQKISQEVRKITNFAGVDIVIEHVGAATWDESVKSLKSGGTLVTCGATTGPNAAVDLRFLFSRQLSLLGSYMGTMSELHEVLGHVFAGRLKPVIDHIFPLKDIRIAHEYLEKSQMFGKIVLNP, via the coding sequence ATGAAAGCCGTCCGCATCCATCAATTTGGTGGACCTGAAGTACTCACCTACGAAGACGTTCCCGACCCCAAGCCTCGGAAAGATCAGGTGCTGGTCCGCGTCCGGGCCTGCGCGATGAACCATCTCGACCTGTTTGTGCGGACGGGACTGCCTGGCGTGAACCTGCCGCACATTCTCGGCAGCGATATTGCGGGAGAGATCGTTGAAGTGGGCGAATATGTGTCCCGGATCAAGCCGGGACAGCGTGTGATCGTGGCCCCGCTTCATTTCTGCAATCACTGTCCGAAATGCGTCGCCGGATTACAGAATCAGTGTCGTGAATTCACTGTACGGGGCAACGCCATCGACGGTGGCAATTGCGAATTGATCGCGGTGCCGGGAGTGAGTGTTGTTTCCATACCCGACGGACTCGATTTCAACCAGGCAGCCAGTGTTCCGCTCGTGTTTCTGACCGCCTGGCACATGCTGGTCGGACGCGGTGCTCTCCGTCCCGGCCAGACCGTGCTGATTCTGGGCGCGAATTCAGGCGTCGGCATTGCCGCGATCCAGATCGCAAAAATGTTTCACGCCACTGTCATCACCACCGCGGGGGACGAGCGCAAGATGGCTGCGGCACTCGAATTGGGTGCCGATCACGTGATCAATCACTACCAGCAGAAGATCTCGCAGGAGGTACGTAAGATTACGAACTTCGCCGGTGTAGACATTGTCATCGAGCACGTGGGTGCCGCCACCTGGGATGAAAGTGTGAAGTCATTGAAATCCGGTGGGACGCTCGTGACTTGCGGGGCCACAACCGGACCGAACGCGGCAGTGGATCTGCGGTTCCTGTTCTCGCGGCAACTGTCGTTATTAGGCTCGTATATGGGGACCATGAGCGAACTTCACGAAGTGCTCGGCCACGTATTTGCGGGAAGACTCAAGCCCGTAATCGACCACATCTTCCCGCTGAAAGACATCCGGATCGCCCACGAGTACCTGGAAAAAAGCCAGATGTTCGGCAAAATCGTGTTGAACCCGTAG
- a CDS encoding class IV adenylate cyclase encodes MAKEVEIKFRVSDEQALTRGLKRSGFKQITPSTHEMNTLFDLPGQKLRKRGDMLRLRQYGTKWTVTHKAKSIDGRHKVRAERETVVDNGKQMESILLALGYLPTFRYEKYRAEWSDGTGHVVVDQTPIGNFGEIEGPARWIDRTAKALEIARTDYITQTYAPMFFEWKRNTRSTANEMTFRAVGVKIPARKRR; translated from the coding sequence ATGGCCAAGGAAGTCGAAATCAAATTCCGCGTTTCCGATGAGCAGGCGCTCACTCGCGGACTGAAGCGCTCGGGCTTCAAACAGATCACGCCCTCTACGCACGAGATGAACACACTGTTTGATCTTCCCGGACAGAAGTTACGCAAGCGAGGCGACATGCTCCGACTGCGTCAATACGGAACGAAATGGACCGTTACCCACAAAGCGAAAAGCATTGATGGACGTCACAAAGTCCGCGCCGAGCGCGAAACGGTCGTCGACAACGGCAAGCAGATGGAAAGCATTCTCCTGGCACTGGGCTACCTGCCAACTTTCCGCTACGAGAAATATCGCGCCGAATGGAGCGATGGGACGGGGCACGTCGTCGTGGATCAGACTCCGATCGGCAACTTCGGCGAGATCGAAGGCCCGGCACGATGGATTGACCGAACCGCGAAGGCCTTGGAAATTGCGCGCACCGATTACATCACGCAGACGTATGCTCCGATGTTTTTTGAATGGAAGCGCAACACTCGCAGCACCGCTAATGAGATGACCTTCCGGGCGGTGGGCGTGAAAATCCCTGCGCGCAAGCGCCGCTAA
- a CDS encoding enhanced serine sensitivity protein SseB C-terminal domain-containing protein, which translates to MSFDAENALERSLMKAANDPAFAPQFYTDFAQADVFIIQHGKQHSEKAESTIMEAGETIQIQNIEYNGRPHIPVFSSLTRLRATLDNEVAYLGMNALELLNLTKGSPLFLNPGSDYGKEITAKEASSILDGSIWQPTERFVAQKKTEIMIGQPANYPTELVAALTRFFKRKKQVERAWLAHFLNPERDKTAHTLVAIETSGGYDEIAAEVGIVASNVYMPDPPLDLTPITGRSGGIEDYFLKNAEPFYERRFMGLF; encoded by the coding sequence GTGAGCTTTGACGCAGAAAACGCTCTTGAGCGATCCCTAATGAAGGCAGCCAACGATCCAGCATTCGCACCGCAGTTCTATACGGATTTCGCTCAAGCCGACGTCTTCATTATTCAGCACGGCAAGCAGCATTCCGAGAAAGCGGAGAGCACGATAATGGAGGCGGGCGAGACAATTCAGATTCAGAACATCGAATACAACGGCAGACCGCACATACCGGTCTTTTCGTCCCTTACTAGATTACGAGCTACGTTGGACAATGAAGTGGCCTACCTGGGAATGAATGCGCTTGAATTGTTGAATCTCACAAAGGGTTCCCCGCTCTTTCTCAATCCCGGTTCCGACTACGGAAAGGAAATAACGGCGAAGGAGGCATCGTCGATTCTTGATGGCTCAATCTGGCAGCCAACCGAACGGTTTGTTGCGCAGAAAAAAACGGAAATCATGATCGGACAACCGGCGAACTATCCCACTGAACTTGTGGCGGCCCTCACCCGCTTTTTCAAGAGAAAGAAGCAAGTAGAACGAGCATGGCTGGCCCACTTTCTCAATCCAGAAAGAGACAAGACTGCTCACACCCTGGTCGCCATCGAAACCTCTGGTGGCTACGATGAGATCGCAGCAGAGGTCGGTATCGTGGCAAGCAACGTCTATATGCCCGACCCACCCCTCGACCTCACACCAATCACTGGACGGAGTGGAGGAATCGAAGACTATTTCCTGAAAAATGCTGAGCCTTTCTACGAGCGTCGCTTCATGGGTCTGTTCTGA
- a CDS encoding XdhC family protein: MDIYEEIVRLRRSGLRGAVATIVNVRGSIPSFKTAKMLVRDDGSIVGTIGGGCVEAEVWQAAREVMESEKPRTLNFDLNQDPKNDTGLVCGGTLEIFIEPILPPAELYVFGAGHVGTSLCKVAHLAGFDVTMVDDREAYASRERLPEAQEVIAEDFDQVMARLQISELAYIVIVTRGHRDDMRVLRWAVKTPARYIGMIGSKRKIITIFKELQQEGLAAELFERVHAPVGLDIGAITPDEIAVSIAAELIASRRKVERELPHMSWFHRRSRQTELDPTTNPEIAEKLDQDI, from the coding sequence GTGGATATCTACGAAGAAATCGTGCGTCTCCGCCGGAGTGGCTTGCGCGGCGCGGTCGCAACCATCGTCAATGTGCGCGGATCGATTCCCTCTTTCAAGACGGCCAAGATGCTGGTGCGGGACGATGGCTCGATCGTGGGCACAATTGGCGGAGGTTGCGTCGAAGCGGAAGTCTGGCAGGCGGCTCGCGAGGTGATGGAGTCGGAGAAACCTCGGACGCTCAATTTTGATCTGAATCAGGATCCCAAGAACGACACTGGCCTGGTTTGCGGCGGCACGCTGGAGATTTTTATCGAACCAATCCTGCCTCCAGCAGAACTTTATGTATTCGGCGCAGGCCACGTTGGAACAAGCCTTTGTAAAGTTGCGCATCTGGCTGGGTTTGACGTCACAATGGTGGATGACCGCGAGGCCTACGCGAGCCGCGAGCGGTTGCCTGAAGCGCAGGAAGTGATTGCCGAGGACTTCGACCAGGTCATGGCCCGCCTCCAGATCAGCGAATTGGCCTACATCGTGATTGTCACCCGGGGACATCGCGATGACATGCGCGTGCTCCGTTGGGCCGTAAAGACCCCAGCACGCTACATCGGAATGATCGGATCGAAACGCAAGATCATCACGATATTCAAGGAACTTCAGCAAGAGGGGCTGGCGGCGGAATTGTTCGAGCGCGTACACGCTCCCGTGGGGCTCGATATCGGGGCCATTACTCCTGACGAGATTGCAGTTTCGATCGCGGCGGAACTGATTGCCTCCCGACGCAAAGTCGAACGCGAATTGCCGCACATGAGCTGGTTTCACCGCCGATCTCGACAGACAGAACTCGATCCAACCACGAATCCAGAAATCGCGGAGAAACTCGATCAGGACATCTGA
- a CDS encoding S9 family peptidase produces MKLRLVFAIFVVAISAFVFAQNASYAKRSITEKDLFDFVWVANPQVSPDGSHVAFTRVVVDEKRTGYETSIWSVGTSGKESSIRLTNGKHDAQPRWSPDGKRLAFIRAGEKDDAGKPKPAQIAVLSLAGGEARIITDLPKGAENPIWSPDSKRIAFLSSTTPEDIQKAEEKNADKAAKVGETKKDAAPAGMDHESDVHVISRAVYRDNEEGYLDPKRHEHIWVLDVPSSSDDATKPMQLTSGDYDEGDQRWTNDGARIYFLTSHVDEPYYEQPTTDIYSVPSHGGASEKLTTISMGIGDFTLSPDGRRAAFHGSVTQPVRSYSEPDLWVMDLTPNAQPRNLTANYDFDMGDSVFGDNAAPRGGNGRSLHWSPDGRSIFDLGAKQGRTPIVRVDVHSGAVTEITRGNQAVLDYSTSPDSRTTVALVSTPVMIGDLFAIGADGSQVRLTDPNKNLWSQLNLTEPEEINYKSFDGRDIQGWIQKPPDFDSNKKYPLILNIHGGPHAAYGWVFNHEFQWMAAKGYVVLYVNPRGSTSYGQDFGNIIQYHYPGDDHRDLMIGVDELLKRGYVDAKKLGVTGGSGGGVLTNWAVTHTDRFAAAVSQRDISNWSSWWYTADFTLFQPAWFKAPPFEDPEDYANRSAITFVKNIHTPILFVLGEVDYRTPQDSGGEQIFRALKYLKRPTAMVVFPRESHELSRSGEPWHRIERLDHIVGWFDKYLMGVPHPEYDVHPEKQAVKTE; encoded by the coding sequence ATGAAACTCAGACTTGTTTTTGCGATCTTCGTTGTTGCCATCTCGGCTTTTGTTTTTGCGCAGAATGCCTCCTATGCAAAGCGTTCCATCACCGAAAAGGACCTCTTTGATTTCGTCTGGGTCGCGAACCCGCAGGTATCTCCTGACGGCTCTCACGTAGCGTTCACACGCGTGGTCGTCGACGAAAAGCGTACCGGGTACGAAACGTCGATCTGGAGCGTTGGAACCTCGGGCAAGGAATCCTCGATCCGCCTGACCAACGGCAAGCATGATGCCCAGCCGCGCTGGTCGCCGGACGGGAAGCGTTTGGCGTTCATTCGCGCCGGTGAAAAAGACGATGCGGGAAAACCGAAACCTGCGCAGATTGCGGTCCTGTCTCTTGCTGGTGGGGAAGCGCGCATCATTACCGACCTTCCCAAAGGCGCGGAGAATCCGATCTGGTCGCCGGACAGCAAGCGCATCGCATTTCTGAGTTCGACTACGCCCGAGGATATCCAGAAGGCTGAAGAGAAGAACGCTGACAAAGCGGCGAAGGTCGGCGAGACAAAAAAAGATGCTGCGCCTGCCGGCATGGACCATGAGTCCGATGTGCACGTGATCAGTCGAGCCGTGTATAGGGACAACGAGGAAGGCTATCTTGATCCCAAACGGCACGAACACATCTGGGTGCTGGATGTTCCCTCGAGCTCGGACGATGCAACCAAGCCCATGCAATTAACCAGCGGAGATTACGACGAGGGCGATCAACGCTGGACCAACGACGGCGCACGAATCTATTTCCTGACGTCGCATGTCGACGAGCCATACTACGAACAGCCCACCACCGACATCTACTCCGTCCCATCGCATGGTGGCGCATCCGAGAAGCTCACGACCATTTCCATGGGCATCGGCGATTTCACCCTCAGTCCGGATGGCCGCCGCGCCGCGTTCCATGGTTCGGTCACCCAGCCGGTGCGATCTTACTCGGAACCGGATTTATGGGTGATGGATCTCACGCCGAATGCACAACCTCGCAATCTCACAGCGAACTACGATTTCGACATGGGAGATTCCGTGTTCGGAGACAATGCCGCCCCGCGCGGCGGCAACGGGCGCAGTCTCCACTGGTCCCCCGACGGCCGTTCGATCTTCGACCTGGGTGCAAAGCAGGGGCGAACCCCGATCGTCCGCGTGGATGTGCACTCCGGCGCCGTCACCGAGATCACCCGTGGCAATCAAGCGGTTTTGGATTATTCGACCTCGCCGGACTCTCGCACTACTGTCGCGCTTGTTTCCACTCCGGTCATGATCGGAGACCTGTTCGCGATCGGGGCCGACGGGAGCCAGGTTCGCCTCACCGATCCGAATAAGAATCTCTGGTCGCAGCTCAACCTGACTGAGCCTGAAGAGATCAACTACAAGAGTTTTGACGGTAGGGATATCCAAGGCTGGATCCAGAAGCCGCCGGATTTTGATTCAAACAAGAAATATCCGCTCATCCTCAATATCCACGGCGGTCCGCACGCTGCTTACGGTTGGGTGTTCAATCACGAGTTTCAGTGGATGGCCGCGAAAGGCTATGTAGTCCTCTACGTGAATCCGCGTGGCTCGACCAGCTACGGTCAGGATTTCGGGAACATCATTCAGTACCACTATCCGGGAGACGACCATCGCGACCTGATGATCGGTGTCGACGAGCTTCTGAAGCGCGGCTACGTTGATGCGAAGAAACTCGGAGTTACTGGCGGCAGCGGTGGCGGCGTACTTACAAATTGGGCCGTCACGCATACCGATCGATTTGCCGCCGCGGTGTCGCAGCGTGACATTTCCAACTGGTCATCGTGGTGGTATACCGCGGACTTTACACTCTTCCAGCCCGCCTGGTTCAAAGCGCCGCCCTTCGAAGACCCGGAGGACTACGCCAACCGCTCTGCCATTACCTTCGTGAAAAACATTCACACGCCGATCCTGTTCGTGCTCGGCGAAGTGGATTACCGGACGCCGCAGGATTCTGGCGGCGAACAAATATTCCGTGCACTGAAATACTTGAAGCGCCCCACCGCTATGGTCGTCTTCCCACGCGAGAGCCACGAGTTATCGCGGTCGGGCGAACCCTGGCATCGCATCGAGCGGCTGGATCACATCGTCGGCTGGTTCGATAAATATTTGATGGGAGTACCGCACCCCGAGTACGACGTGCATCCGGAAAAGCAGGCGGTCAAAACGGAATAG
- a CDS encoding DUF1905 domain-containing protein — protein MAKSPKKGAPIAKSFSAPLERMSSGLNWVIARLPFDATTVWGSRGRLKVKGDINGFAFRTSLFPTREGRHFLLINKRMQKGSHAVAGTVARFHLEPDTEERTVAIPAELKRILSEDRSVLRWFDQLNYSTRKWVTDWITDVKSSEARVRRSEQVAEQLLSTMEAERELPPMLQLAFARNPRAREGWNQMSDSARRGQLLAIFYYRTPESRARRLAKVIDGAAAVAERKSSKQ, from the coding sequence ATGGCCAAGTCTCCCAAGAAGGGTGCTCCGATAGCGAAGTCGTTCTCAGCGCCACTGGAGCGCATGAGTTCGGGTCTGAACTGGGTCATCGCGCGCTTACCATTCGATGCCACCACAGTGTGGGGCAGCCGGGGACGGCTCAAAGTGAAAGGCGACATCAACGGTTTTGCCTTCCGGACATCCCTCTTTCCCACTCGCGAAGGCAGGCACTTTCTTCTGATCAACAAACGCATGCAGAAGGGATCACACGCGGTGGCCGGTACGGTGGCGCGTTTCCATTTGGAGCCCGATACCGAAGAGCGCACAGTTGCCATCCCAGCGGAGTTGAAGCGGATTCTCTCTGAGGACCGATCCGTGCTGCGGTGGTTCGACCAGCTGAATTACTCGACGCGCAAATGGGTCACCGACTGGATCACCGACGTCAAGAGTTCAGAGGCGCGCGTGCGACGCTCGGAGCAGGTAGCCGAGCAGTTGTTGTCTACGATGGAGGCGGAGCGTGAACTCCCACCCATGCTGCAACTCGCGTTCGCAAGGAACCCTCGGGCGCGGGAAGGCTGGAATCAGATGTCCGACTCGGCTCGCCGCGGACAGCTGCTGGCGATTTTCTATTACCGCACGCCAGAATCACGTGCGCGCCGCCTCGCAAAAGTAATCGATGGAGCCGCCGCGGTTGCCGAGAGGAAGTCCTCCAAACAATGA
- a CDS encoding protein kinase has translation MNSERWQRVKQLLEEAIALDPDQRSSFLDRACEGDSELLREIHSLLSSHEEAGTGFLKKPAVDLKASFPSMPTRTGRRIGVYQIIEEIGHGGMGEVYRAVRADGQYTKEVAVKLVRGGFDSAFVQERFRNERQILASLDHPNIARLLDGGTTEDGVPYLVMELIEGVRIDLYCDELSLPITDRLKLFRQVCSAVQFAHQRLVIHRDIKPSNILVTKEGVPKLLDFGIAKILDPTGERTETTIARSMTPEYASPEQIRGEPITTASDVYSLGVVLYQILTGRSPYSGDTRSPHLLAQAVCGTDPGKPSTAVLKPSTVRNGDQVEQVTAELMSRSREGTPVKLQRRLAGDLDNIVLMALRKEPQRRYASVEQFAEDVRRHLEALPVSATKSSWRYRAGKFVLRHKASVVASAVVLLAVMVGIGATVRAARIARQQAEIARSERERAEKRFNDVRKLANSLIFEIHDSIQDLPGATPSRKLLLDRAVEYLDKLEHDAAGDVDLQRELAWGYQRLSAVQGDTSQSNLGQVSAAEVSIKKSIGLFEAVAKANPRNTTDQLNLAMAYRRRAFTDIFEHTGPQEIDQALAITTPLMQTDATKPEVRNERSLELQILASVQDANGERLKAIDNFQQYLDLRQDILRTNPEFKGIRQSVAHANIALGYQMGRFADRERANQYLNQGITLFEALLKEGDNSSMTRELAASQLRRGQINLMGGDSGGALADFRRARESTARLVALDPKNTMLQSDMCGFDFEEGRALTANGQPATGLPLLQRSMKCYIGLHMEADTGPGMGTMESWTAEALVQMHKLPDALRHYQNAAKALSGDVDKYDDARCDLAMVHTKIGTTLFALRKPQDATAEFQKALDLAKLDFSVERHDIPAIIAAADAYAGLGDIAAEKARKSPDPGQRSRFSNEARLQYEMSLKTAKEIVYPSRIAGNGYRTRDPKDTAVRLANHPR, from the coding sequence ATGAACTCCGAGCGCTGGCAACGAGTCAAGCAATTACTGGAGGAAGCAATTGCACTCGATCCCGACCAGCGTTCGTCCTTTCTGGATCGTGCGTGCGAGGGCGATTCCGAACTGCTCCGCGAGATCCATTCCCTGCTCTCCTCTCACGAAGAGGCGGGCACTGGTTTTCTCAAGAAGCCGGCCGTCGATCTAAAGGCATCGTTCCCTTCGATGCCCACGCGAACGGGCCGCCGGATCGGCGTCTATCAGATCATCGAGGAAATTGGTCACGGCGGGATGGGCGAGGTTTATCGTGCTGTCCGCGCGGATGGTCAGTACACCAAGGAAGTGGCCGTCAAGCTGGTACGCGGCGGATTCGATTCTGCATTCGTACAAGAACGATTCCGCAATGAGCGCCAGATTCTCGCCTCCCTCGATCATCCCAACATCGCGCGACTGCTCGATGGAGGCACCACGGAAGACGGAGTGCCCTACCTGGTCATGGAGTTGATCGAAGGCGTGCGCATCGACCTTTACTGCGATGAACTCAGCTTGCCGATCACGGACCGATTGAAACTATTTCGACAGGTGTGTAGCGCCGTGCAATTCGCGCATCAGCGACTCGTCATTCATCGCGATATCAAGCCGAGCAATATTCTCGTGACGAAAGAAGGCGTCCCCAAGCTATTGGATTTCGGAATCGCCAAGATTCTGGATCCTACCGGAGAGCGCACCGAGACCACGATCGCGCGATCTATGACTCCCGAGTATGCGAGTCCCGAGCAGATTCGCGGCGAGCCCATCACGACCGCTTCGGATGTGTACTCCCTCGGGGTAGTTCTCTATCAGATACTGACGGGGCGCTCGCCGTATTCCGGAGACACGCGGAGTCCCCACCTATTGGCTCAAGCCGTGTGCGGCACGGATCCGGGGAAGCCGAGCACGGCGGTGCTCAAGCCATCCACGGTGCGCAATGGCGATCAGGTCGAACAAGTAACGGCCGAGTTGATGAGCAGGTCGCGCGAAGGGACCCCGGTCAAGTTGCAACGGCGACTGGCGGGCGATCTCGACAACATCGTCCTGATGGCTTTGCGCAAGGAACCGCAACGGCGCTATGCCTCGGTAGAGCAGTTTGCTGAGGACGTTCGGCGCCACCTGGAAGCCTTGCCCGTGTCGGCGACAAAAAGCTCGTGGCGATATCGTGCGGGAAAATTTGTACTTCGCCACAAAGCAAGCGTGGTAGCCAGTGCGGTTGTCCTGCTCGCGGTGATGGTAGGTATTGGAGCAACGGTGCGCGCTGCCCGCATCGCGCGTCAACAAGCAGAGATTGCCCGCTCCGAGCGGGAGCGCGCGGAGAAGCGCTTCAATGACGTGCGCAAGCTGGCCAATTCCCTGATCTTTGAAATTCACGATTCCATCCAGGATCTTCCGGGAGCGACTCCGTCGCGCAAACTGTTGCTGGATCGCGCCGTGGAATACCTCGACAAACTCGAGCACGATGCAGCCGGCGACGTCGACCTGCAGCGCGAACTGGCATGGGGATATCAACGCTTGTCTGCGGTGCAGGGCGACACATCGCAATCGAATCTCGGACAGGTCAGCGCCGCCGAAGTCAGCATCAAAAAGTCGATAGGACTGTTCGAAGCTGTAGCGAAAGCAAACCCCCGCAACACTACAGACCAACTGAATCTTGCGATGGCCTACCGGCGAAGGGCATTCACCGACATCTTCGAGCACACTGGCCCTCAGGAGATTGACCAGGCGCTGGCAATCACCACACCGCTGATGCAAACGGACGCAACCAAGCCGGAAGTTCGAAACGAGCGATCGCTTGAACTCCAGATCCTGGCGTCAGTTCAGGACGCGAATGGGGAACGACTCAAAGCAATCGATAACTTCCAGCAGTACCTCGATCTCCGCCAGGATATTTTGCGGACAAATCCCGAATTCAAGGGGATCCGGCAAAGTGTGGCACACGCGAACATTGCGTTAGGCTACCAAATGGGCCGCTTCGCAGACCGGGAACGAGCGAACCAGTACCTGAATCAGGGCATCACTCTCTTCGAGGCCCTGCTGAAAGAAGGCGATAATTCGTCCATGACACGGGAACTCGCTGCCTCGCAGTTGCGCCGGGGGCAAATCAATTTGATGGGTGGTGATTCTGGGGGAGCCCTAGCCGACTTTCGTCGCGCCCGCGAAAGCACTGCACGACTCGTCGCACTCGACCCCAAAAACACAATGCTGCAGTCCGATATGTGCGGATTCGATTTCGAAGAAGGTCGGGCGCTGACCGCAAATGGTCAGCCTGCAACTGGATTACCTCTACTGCAACGAAGCATGAAGTGCTATATCGGTCTACACATGGAAGCCGATACCGGCCCCGGTATGGGTACCATGGAATCTTGGACGGCAGAAGCTCTAGTGCAGATGCATAAGCTGCCCGATGCATTGCGACACTATCAGAATGCGGCCAAGGCTCTGTCTGGCGATGTCGACAAGTATGACGATGCGCGTTGCGATTTGGCAATGGTGCATACCAAGATTGGAACCACTCTATTCGCGCTCCGGAAGCCACAGGACGCGACTGCCGAATTCCAAAAAGCACTCGACCTTGCCAAGCTTGATTTCTCCGTTGAACGCCACGATATTCCGGCAATCATTGCCGCTGCCGACGCATACGCTGGCCTCGGCGACATTGCTGCGGAAAAGGCACGCAAGTCACCAGATCCCGGCCAACGGTCCAGATTTTCGAACGAAGCGCGCTTGCAATACGAAATGAGCCTGAAAACTGCGAAAGAGATTGTGTACCCGTCGCGCATTGCCGGCAACGGATACCGCACACGCGATCCAAAAGACACCGCTGTTCGCCTGGCAAATCACCCACGTTGA
- a CDS encoding NADH-quinone oxidoreductase subunit B: MAREINYGPYVDIENGKKIVKELTFGDAVPEGIVLTTLDSAINWMRKNSIWPMTFGLACCAIEMMSMGASRFDIARFGAEVFRPSPRQSDLMIIAGRVSNKMAPVIRQLWEQMPEPKWVISMGACATSGGVFNNYALVQSVNQVIPVDIYVPGCPPRPEQLIYAITLLQQKIMTERGTIKKALNLVPAGE, translated from the coding sequence ATGGCGCGAGAGATCAATTACGGCCCCTACGTCGATATCGAAAACGGCAAGAAGATCGTCAAGGAACTGACTTTCGGTGATGCGGTACCGGAAGGCATTGTCCTGACAACACTCGATTCGGCGATCAACTGGATGCGCAAGAATTCGATCTGGCCGATGACGTTCGGTCTGGCGTGCTGCGCGATCGAGATGATGTCGATGGGTGCGTCGCGATTTGATATCGCTCGCTTTGGCGCGGAAGTGTTTCGCCCGTCTCCTCGCCAGTCTGACCTGATGATTATTGCCGGACGCGTCTCCAACAAAATGGCCCCCGTGATCCGCCAGCTCTGGGAGCAGATGCCCGAGCCGAAGTGGGTGATCTCGATGGGAGCGTGCGCGACGTCCGGCGGCGTGTTCAACAACTACGCGCTGGTGCAGAGCGTGAACCAGGTTATCCCAGTCGACATCTATGTACCAGGATGCCCTCCGCGCCCGGAGCAACTCATCTACGCCATCACTTTGCTGCAGCAGAAAATCATGACAGAGCGTGGCACGATTAAGAAGGCTCTGAATCTTGTGCCTGCAGGCGAGTAA
- a CDS encoding ornithine cyclodeaminase family protein produces the protein MTSTEHLGKKLLYLSRAEVATAGLTMAEIIAALETMFREKGEGRVEMPPKIGIHPAPDAFIHAMPAAIPAQKAAGLKWVGGYPENSKRGLPYITGVLVLNDYDTGIPIALMDATWITAQRTGAATAISAKYLARPDSATVGILGCGVQGRSNLEALKVLFPLKKVFAFDTHADRAECYAKELSSQLQIEIIPVTEPQQAVVHSDIVVTAGPILRKPHATIQRGWLREGAFASLVDFDSYWHPTALHAVDKFCTDDVPQLHHYRDIGYFQDIPAIHADLGELVTGRKVGREKPEERTIACNLGLALDDIATAPLIYQRALKQEIGTWLPL, from the coding sequence ATGACGTCGACAGAACATTTGGGTAAGAAGCTTCTCTATCTTTCGCGGGCCGAGGTGGCGACGGCCGGCCTCACCATGGCCGAGATCATTGCCGCCCTGGAAACCATGTTTCGCGAGAAGGGCGAAGGCCGGGTTGAGATGCCGCCGAAGATCGGCATTCATCCTGCACCGGACGCATTCATCCACGCCATGCCCGCCGCGATCCCTGCGCAAAAGGCTGCCGGCCTCAAATGGGTCGGCGGGTATCCCGAAAACAGCAAACGCGGATTGCCCTACATCACAGGTGTGCTCGTTCTCAACGACTACGACACGGGTATCCCGATCGCGCTGATGGACGCCACATGGATCACCGCTCAGCGTACCGGAGCGGCCACGGCGATCTCGGCAAAATATCTTGCGAGGCCGGACTCAGCAACGGTGGGGATTCTCGGATGCGGCGTGCAGGGTCGTAGCAACCTGGAAGCATTGAAGGTCTTGTTCCCACTGAAGAAGGTATTTGCGTTCGATACCCATGCCGATCGCGCGGAATGCTACGCGAAGGAATTGTCCTCTCAATTGCAGATTGAAATCATTCCCGTAACCGAACCGCAACAAGCGGTCGTCCATAGCGATATCGTCGTCACCGCTGGACCGATCCTGCGCAAGCCGCACGCTACGATTCAGCGCGGTTGGTTGCGCGAAGGCGCGTTCGCTTCCCTGGTGGACTTCGATTCCTACTGGCATCCTACGGCTCTGCACGCAGTGGATAAATTTTGCACCGACGATGTTCCGCAACTCCATCACTATCGCGACATTGGATATTTTCAGGACATTCCGGCCATCCACGCCGATCTTGGGGAGCTAGTGACGGGGCGAAAGGTCGGCCGTGAAAAGCCCGAGGAGCGCACGATCGCCTGTAATCTTGGGCTAGCGTTGGACGATATCGCGACTGCACCACTTATTTATCAGCGCGCGTTGAAGCAGGAAATTGGGACTTGGTTACCGCTGTAG